A section of the Procambarus clarkii isolate CNS0578487 chromosome 38, FALCON_Pclarkii_2.0, whole genome shotgun sequence genome encodes:
- the LOC138372236 gene encoding lymphocyte antigen 75-like, producing the protein MVAAVMPSWAQYFIRNDTAPAILGVTVDRPFVTSTGNLLVSGAGPIQPPEPHQLFPQLPAQQPVFVQPQLPSQPRVFIPQPQQVSPLLPPFTFPPISSLCNHAAKPLVDEVEDGRAYHFSWCHDSGRLYTWEQATYYCSGLGNGFQAVSIESNRKQELISRFLTANYISDIWTSSNKRNSRSWSWLSGTSSPYSNWSSTGRRGLPQPDNDEGNEDCLAVLNNQYNDGVTWHDSSCFHLRRVICEAPRFNAQ; encoded by the exons ATGGTGGCAGCAGTGATGCCATCCTGGGCCCAGTACTTCATTAGGAACGACACTGCTCCCGCCATCTTGGGAGTCACTGTTGACAGGCCATTTGTTACCTCGACTGGAAACCTCTTGGTATCTGGAGCCGGCCCCATCCAACCTCCTGAACCCCACCAACTCTTCCCACAACTACCAGCCCAACAACCTGTGTTTGTTCAGCCACAACTACCAAGCCAGCCTCGGGTCTTCATTCCTCAACCTCAACAAGTATCTCCACTATTGCCTCCCTTTACCTTCCCTCCAATTTCTTCTCTTTGCAACCATGCTGCTAAACCCCTG GTTGACGAGGTAGAGGACGGCAGAGCGTATCACTTCTCATGGTGTCACGACTCTGGTAGACTCTACACCTGGGAGCAAGCAACCTATTACTGCTCTGGCCTTGGCAACGGCTTCCAGGCCGTCAGTATTGAAAGTAACAGGAAGCAAGAGTTAATTTCCAGGTTCCTGACTGCAA ACTACATCAGCGACATTTGGACGAGCAGCAACAAGCGTAACTCGAGGTCTTGGTCGTGGTTATCTGGCACTTCCTCTCCCTACTCTAACTGGTCTAGCACCGGCAG GCGAGGACTGCCACAGCCAGACAACGATGAAGGCAACGAGGACTGTCTGGCGGTGTTAAACAACCAGTATAACGATGGTGTCACTTGGCACGACTCCTCCTGTTTCCATCTGAGGCGTGTCATTTGTGAGGCTCCTCGCTTCAACGCTCAATAG